The following proteins are co-located in the Solanum pennellii chromosome 8, SPENNV200 genome:
- the LOC107027277 gene encoding uncharacterized protein LOC107027277: MAISTKLCLNLSPQPPPTSNYNNSITPPSKKTQLSWQRKEKSWKNQCVLGMACVVIIGLEYDNSILVNQESTIAIAGDMQLQYVAGKSIQKWSEKRSCPPWNVNSLETIVPENLPRPVTRRRWENVDYNTTTQSAPEVKLVTKFSKGCFTM; encoded by the exons ATGGCTATTTCAACAAAGTTATGCCTCAATCTCTCCCCTCAACCTCCTCCTACTTCTAATTATAATAACTCAATTACCCCACCTTCgaaaaaaactcaactttctTG GCAACGAAAAGAAAAATCATGGAAAAATCAATGTGTATTAGGAATGGCATGTGTTGTAATTATTGGATTAGAATATGACAATTCAATTTTAGTTAATCAAGAAAGTACGATCGCGATCGCCGGAGACATGCAATTACAATATGTCGCCggaaaatcaatacaaaaatggAGTGAAAAAAGATCATGCCCACCGTGGAACGTGAACTCGTTAGAAACCATCGTGCCGGAAAACTTACCGAGGCCGGTGACTCGCCGGAGATGGGAAAACGTTGATTATAATACTACTACTCAATCTGCACCTGAAGTAAAGTTGGTGACAAAATTTAGTAAAGGATGTTTCACTATGTGA